From a single Lolium rigidum isolate FL_2022 chromosome 7, APGP_CSIRO_Lrig_0.1, whole genome shotgun sequence genomic region:
- the LOC124676505 gene encoding putative yippee-like protein Os10g0369500, whose amino-acid sequence MGMLFLEYLPGPKVFKCKYCRVDSASPEDIVSKEFRGRHGRAYLFDSVVNVSLGPNEDRHLLTGLHTVNDIYCSCCQRLLGWKYAKAYSEDQKYKEGKFILEKNMMLKEGR is encoded by the exons atGGGGATGCTGTTCCTGGAGTACCTCCCGGGGCCCAAGGTGTTCAAGTGCAAGTACTGCAGGGTTGACTCCGCCTCGCCGGAGGACATCGTCTCCAAGGAGTTCCgcggccgccacggccgcgcctacCTCTTCGATAGCGT GGTGAATGTGAGTCTTGGTCCCAACGAGGATCGTCATCTCTTGACTGGATTGCATacagtgaatgatatctactgtaGCTGCTGCCAACGGCTCCTTGGTTGGAAATAT GCGAAAGCTTACAGTGAGGACCAGAAGTACAAAGAAGGGAAATTTATATTGGAGAAGAACATGATGCTCAAAGAAGGACGTTAG